In a single window of the Spodoptera frugiperda isolate SF20-4 chromosome 19, AGI-APGP_CSIRO_Sfru_2.0, whole genome shotgun sequence genome:
- the LOC118281058 gene encoding motile sperm domain-containing protein 2-like — protein MATPADVRALFEARLKETSPPPDFHPLDLERAKDEKYLKRVLQHTDKDAKEAANMLWDICVWRKSVGANDINESNIRLDYVKEGLFFTHGRDVDGSLLFIFKAKMHIKGQKDYEDIKRILIYWFDRAEREEGGKRVTLFLDMEGSGLSNMDMELVKYLITLFKLYYPYFLNYIVIYQMPWVLSAAFKVVKTLLPAKAVERMRFVTKDTLKDVVAPEQALVAWGGKDNYVFEFIPENRSEHTPKKVTFAEQGDGQHSPGEMLRLVPNDTIVFKTEGDEISGQFTITNMDESAVSFKIRTTAPEKFRVRPSSGTLASGASQTVLIVVQPGIHLRTVTKDRFLVMSIQIPKTDVTPKELTQIWHSSTGSKTDEYRLKCQFPEKDIPKNGNIMEGSLLEKSDSSTSTLSNLEQNYAKLHRDLKQLKLLQFVTLTMTVLVAVLGYLLYENMVEEHRYCERM, from the coding sequence ATGGCGACTCCAGCGGACGTGAGAGCGTTATTCGAGGCGAGATTGAAGGAAACATCGCCACCACCGGACTTCCATCCACTCGATTTGGAGCGAGCAAAAGACGAGAAATACTTGAAAAGGGTCCTTCAACATACGGATAAAGATGCGAAAGAGGCTGCAAACATGCTCTGGGACATTTGTGTTTGGAGAAAATCCGTCGGGGCGAACGATATCAACGAATCTAACATCCGACTAGATTACGTGAAGGAAGGTTTATTCTTCACCCACGGGAGAGACGTAGACGGTAGTCTTTTGTTCATTTTTAAGGCAAAAATGCATATTAAAGGCCAAAAAGACTATGAGGATATTAAAAGAATCCTCATTTACTGGTTTGATCGCGCTGAACGAGAGGAGGGAGGGAAAAGAGTGACTTTGTTCCTTGATATGGAGGGTAGCGGGCTGTCGAATATGGATATGGAACTAGTAAAGTACCTGATCACATTATTCAAGCTCTACTATCCATACTTTCTGAACTATATCGTGATTTACCAAATGCCTTGGGTCTTGTCTGCTGCGTTTAAAGTCGTTAAGACCTTGCTCCCAGCTAAAGCTGTTGAGCGAATGAGATTTGTTACCAAGGATACGTTAAAGGATGTTGTAGCCCCTGAACAGGCTTTGGTAGCGTGGGGCGGTAAGGATAACTACGTATTTGAATTCATTCCGGAGAATCGATCAGAACACACTCCGAAGAAAGTTACGTTTGCCGAACAGGGAGATGGTCAACATTCTCCCGGAGAGATGCTACGTCTTGTTCCGAACGATACTATCGTTTTCAAAACCGAAGGAGATGAAATATCGGGACAATTTACCATTACAAACATGGATGAGAGTGCGGTTTCTTTCAAGATCAGAACGACAGCTCCTGAGAAGTTCCGAGTAAGACCAAGCTCTGGTACACTAGCCAGCGGAGCCTCCCAAACCGTTCTAATCGTAGTCCAACCAGGAATACATCTCCGAACCGTAACCAAAGACAGATTCCTTGTCATGTCCATCCAGATACCGAAAACTGATGTGACACCTAAAGAACTGACGCAGATCTGGCACTCGTCCACTGGCAGCAAGACCGATGAGTACCGTCTCAAATGTCAGTTCCCAGAGAAAGATATACCAAAGAACGGTAACATTATGGAAGGATCATTGCTTGAAAAATCTGATTCGTCAACTTCGACACTGAGTAACTTAGAACAGAACTACGCAAAGCTGCACCGAGACCTGAAACAGCTGAAGTTGTTGCAATTTGTTACTCTAACGATGACCGTACTGGTTGCGGTTCTAGGATACCTGTTGTACGAGAATATGGTTGAAGAGCATCGGTATTGTGAGCGCATGTAG